The following proteins come from a genomic window of Corallococcus sp. NCRR:
- a CDS encoding pilus assembly protein — protein sequence MQPARLLRHGRGQALVLFSLTLLLLTLMVLGTLGFGMRAKERVEIQMAADAAAYSQAVSTARTFNAIAVLNRAQIAHMVAMAGTQSMISYGSQHYAARQLSPCAIADPVWSGLDQAAAEQVKQLQNRAGDMFRSELAMYSVLVGTHLAGQGLSSHIVQEINRELAAPAAGDGKSLAEVSGGASSGMTFKTFEELQRTGGVPDSSGAVALAGMQSTVNLNATMGSMGWTWVHNRGTGSAGFGSGAAAHNPGFKHYGSASSMDSSTYQTISGRNSWAHDHGRAVVVTCPDGTVVPGGASDAWVMSDEEQSKQDQHVYGAGQPPPGQGSENSKPVDERHTLGACNVCPGIWPNAVGFNAGLLNGPRPDENDFGQPKLYAMIHRDYASPARRAKPDPWNLVFTFKFAGKETEFDNAAPLGRIQPTGLEDVQRNQVALAAGLAYYHRPRPAAAGGGWEEPPNFLNPFWRATLVSTEGARDDKPARNLQQAGFTEHADALRRLDAAGYRGGSKTGGKY from the coding sequence ATGCAGCCTGCACGGCTTCTGAGGCACGGACGCGGCCAGGCGCTGGTGCTGTTCTCGCTCACGCTGCTGCTGCTGACGTTGATGGTGCTGGGGACGCTGGGCTTCGGCATGCGCGCCAAGGAGCGCGTCGAAATCCAGATGGCCGCGGACGCGGCGGCCTACAGCCAGGCGGTGTCCACGGCGCGCACGTTCAACGCCATCGCGGTGCTCAACCGCGCCCAGATTGCCCACATGGTGGCCATGGCGGGCACGCAGTCGATGATCAGCTACGGCAGCCAGCACTACGCCGCGCGGCAGCTGTCCCCGTGCGCCATCGCGGACCCGGTCTGGTCCGGCCTGGACCAGGCGGCGGCCGAGCAGGTGAAGCAGCTGCAGAACCGCGCCGGTGACATGTTCCGCTCGGAGCTGGCCATGTACAGCGTGCTGGTGGGCACGCACCTGGCGGGGCAGGGCCTCTCGAGTCACATCGTCCAGGAGATCAACCGCGAGCTGGCGGCCCCGGCCGCGGGCGACGGCAAGTCGCTGGCGGAGGTGTCCGGCGGCGCGTCCTCCGGCATGACCTTCAAAACGTTCGAGGAGCTGCAGCGCACGGGGGGCGTGCCGGACAGCTCCGGCGCGGTGGCGCTGGCCGGGATGCAGAGCACGGTCAACCTGAATGCCACCATGGGCAGCATGGGCTGGACGTGGGTGCACAACCGGGGGACTGGCAGCGCGGGCTTCGGTTCGGGCGCCGCCGCGCACAACCCCGGCTTCAAGCACTACGGCAGCGCGTCCTCGATGGACTCGTCCACCTACCAGACCATCTCCGGCCGCAACTCGTGGGCGCACGACCACGGGCGCGCGGTGGTGGTCACCTGCCCGGACGGCACCGTCGTGCCCGGCGGCGCTTCGGACGCGTGGGTGATGTCCGACGAGGAGCAGTCCAAGCAGGACCAGCACGTCTACGGCGCGGGCCAGCCGCCCCCGGGACAGGGCTCGGAGAACAGCAAGCCAGTGGACGAGCGCCACACGCTGGGGGCCTGCAACGTGTGCCCCGGCATCTGGCCCAACGCGGTGGGCTTCAACGCGGGGCTCTTGAACGGTCCCCGCCCGGACGAGAACGACTTCGGCCAGCCCAAGCTGTACGCCATGATCCACCGCGACTACGCCAGCCCGGCGCGCCGGGCGAAGCCGGACCCGTGGAACCTGGTGTTCACCTTCAAGTTCGCTGGCAAGGAGACGGAGTTCGACAACGCCGCGCCGCTCGGGCGCATCCAGCCCACCGGCCTGGAGGACGTGCAGCGCAACCAGGTGGCCCTGGCCGCGGGGCTCGCCTACTACCACCGGCCCCGTCCGGCGGCGGCGGGCGGGGGCTGGGAAGAGCCCCCCAACTTCCTCAACCCCTTCTGGCGCGCCACGCTGGTGAGCACGGAGGGCGCCCGTGACGACAAGCCCGCGCGCAACCTGCAGCAGGCGGGCTTCACCGAGCACGCGGACGCGCTGCGCCGGCTGGACGCCGCGGGCTACCGGGGCGGCAGCAAGACGGGCGGGAAGTACTGA
- a CDS encoding TadE/TadG family type IV pilus assembly protein translates to MPARASRSRRGQALVETALGSLVFVTVLMFGIYFAEVSALTLKVQEAANFALWEATGHVMHDPRNGVFQRSHAEALASAEAAGRYEDFDGRAGRASGAMTFQLALARATRIQVDCEPTRPAGSELGILGTRPQDADLGSTALRQAMDVQSDGISCTASTRLRAERLGTFMEPEFFKVSHRRATDQFVVCAAGRASNGRCTRRFFMLLDDWGLSTVAGGQECPLQIDSGGACGNLDYYNWAQSVYQKNGGGGNAGSALMAGVGAEGGVNEDQFFMSFRGQESHYEQNIGGSHAGNQSVWETTPFVAPNISHRYDVHREGKWLGGVPH, encoded by the coding sequence ATGCCCGCGCGCGCTTCCAGGTCGCGCCGCGGACAGGCGCTCGTCGAGACGGCGCTGGGGTCGCTGGTGTTCGTCACCGTGCTGATGTTCGGCATCTACTTCGCGGAGGTGAGCGCGCTGACGCTCAAGGTGCAGGAGGCCGCCAACTTCGCGCTGTGGGAGGCCACCGGGCACGTGATGCACGACCCGCGCAACGGCGTCTTCCAGCGCTCCCACGCCGAAGCGCTGGCGTCCGCGGAGGCCGCCGGGCGCTACGAGGACTTCGACGGGCGCGCGGGCCGCGCCAGCGGCGCCATGACCTTCCAACTGGCCCTGGCGCGCGCCACCCGCATCCAGGTGGACTGCGAGCCGACGCGGCCCGCGGGCAGCGAACTCGGCATCCTGGGCACCCGTCCGCAGGACGCGGACCTGGGCTCCACGGCGCTGCGGCAGGCCATGGACGTGCAGTCGGACGGCATCTCCTGCACCGCCTCCACGCGGCTGCGCGCGGAGCGCCTGGGCACGTTCATGGAGCCGGAGTTCTTCAAGGTGTCGCACCGGCGCGCCACCGACCAGTTCGTGGTGTGCGCGGCGGGGCGCGCGTCCAACGGCCGCTGCACCCGGCGCTTCTTCATGCTGCTGGATGACTGGGGCCTGTCCACCGTGGCGGGGGGCCAGGAGTGTCCGCTCCAGATAGACAGCGGCGGCGCCTGCGGGAACCTGGACTATTACAACTGGGCCCAGAGCGTGTACCAGAAGAACGGCGGCGGCGGGAACGCGGGCAGCGCGCTGATGGCGGGCGTGGGCGCGGAGGGCGGCGTGAATGAGGACCAGTTCTTCATGAGCTTCCGTGGCCAGGAGAGCCACTACGAGCAGAACATCGGCGGCTCGCACGCGGGCAACCAGTCGGTCTGGGAGACGACGCCCTTCGTGGCGCCCAACATCAGCCACAGGTACGACGTCCACCGCGAGGGCAAGTGGCTGGGCGGCGTGCCGCATTGA
- a CDS encoding ABC transporter ATP-binding protein → MAPRPSAHVYRRLLGYLSPYRRLLLAGTLASLTAAAATAAYAWIVGPLLRAVLTGAPVTVAGMTLAPEALLSRLPLLVVAVALVKATAQFLQGGLMQRLGQRVMADLRGFLYGRLLAQPPAFFEQRHSGELVSRFTSDVPLVEFSVTQALSSYVRDGLQICALLATCFLIDAKLFLFTFVVVPVTVVPVSRFARSLKKVATRSQANLGALSAITAEQLQNLPVVQAYGTVPRALESFDAEAEAYLTEMRRSLFIRGAFSPTVELLGIVGVAVAVAWGARVVSMDPTLAGRLLSFMAAALLLYQPVKSLSGTLSQVLTGLAAAERLFVLADSPVPPDMGAEAPPLSRALELSGVRATYSDGREALKGVDLTIPAGARVALVGPSGAGKTTLFSVLLGFLPPSGGEVKWDGVPLSSLKASSVRAQLAWVPQEPVLFSGTVRHNLRLGQPDATDDALWEALRLAHAEDFVRALPGGLDEPVGERGSRLSGGQRQRLALARAFLRRPSLLLLDEPTSALDATSEAAVGAGLQALMKDRTVLVIAHRLSTVRDADLIAVVEGGQVVEAGTHEQLLARRGRYARLLGEGAVAA, encoded by the coding sequence GTGGCACCCCGTCCCTCCGCGCACGTCTATCGCCGGCTCCTGGGCTACCTGAGCCCCTACCGCCGGCTGCTGCTCGCGGGCACGCTGGCCTCGCTCACCGCCGCGGCCGCGACCGCCGCGTATGCCTGGATCGTCGGGCCCCTGCTGCGCGCCGTGCTCACCGGCGCCCCCGTCACCGTCGCGGGGATGACCCTGGCGCCAGAGGCCCTGCTGTCCCGGCTGCCCCTCCTGGTTGTCGCGGTGGCGCTGGTGAAGGCCACGGCCCAGTTCCTCCAGGGTGGACTGATGCAGCGCCTGGGCCAGCGGGTGATGGCCGACCTGAGGGGCTTTCTCTACGGCCGGCTGCTCGCCCAGCCACCGGCGTTCTTCGAGCAGCGCCACTCGGGAGAACTTGTCTCCCGGTTCACCTCGGACGTACCCCTGGTGGAGTTCTCCGTCACCCAGGCGTTGTCATCGTACGTGAGGGATGGGCTGCAGATTTGCGCACTGCTGGCGACCTGCTTCCTCATCGACGCGAAACTTTTTCTCTTCACGTTCGTCGTCGTGCCCGTGACGGTGGTGCCGGTGAGCCGCTTCGCGCGGTCGCTCAAGAAGGTGGCCACCCGCTCGCAGGCGAACCTGGGCGCGCTCAGCGCCATCACTGCTGAACAGTTGCAGAACCTCCCCGTGGTGCAGGCCTACGGCACGGTGCCCCGCGCGCTGGAGTCCTTCGACGCGGAGGCCGAGGCGTACCTCACGGAGATGCGCCGCTCGCTCTTCATCCGCGGCGCCTTCAGCCCCACGGTGGAGCTGCTGGGCATCGTCGGCGTGGCGGTGGCGGTGGCGTGGGGCGCCCGCGTGGTGTCCATGGACCCGACGCTGGCCGGGCGCCTCTTGTCCTTCATGGCGGCGGCGCTCCTGCTCTACCAGCCGGTGAAGTCGCTGAGCGGCACGCTGTCCCAGGTGCTCACGGGGCTGGCGGCGGCGGAGCGCCTGTTCGTGCTCGCGGACTCGCCGGTGCCGCCGGACATGGGCGCGGAGGCCCCGCCCCTGTCGCGCGCCCTGGAGCTGTCCGGCGTGCGCGCCACCTATTCGGACGGGCGCGAGGCCCTCAAGGGCGTGGACCTGACGATTCCCGCGGGCGCGCGCGTGGCGCTGGTGGGCCCGTCTGGCGCGGGCAAGACGACGCTGTTCTCCGTGCTGCTGGGCTTCCTGCCGCCGAGCGGCGGCGAGGTGAAGTGGGACGGCGTGCCGCTGTCGTCCCTCAAGGCGTCCAGCGTGCGCGCGCAGCTGGCGTGGGTGCCGCAGGAGCCGGTGCTCTTCTCAGGCACCGTGCGCCACAACCTGCGCCTGGGCCAGCCGGACGCGACGGACGACGCGCTGTGGGAAGCGCTGCGGCTGGCGCACGCGGAGGACTTCGTGCGGGCGCTGCCCGGCGGCCTGGATGAGCCCGTGGGCGAGCGGGGCAGCCGCCTGTCCGGAGGACAACGCCAGCGGCTGGCCCTGGCGCGCGCCTTCCTTCGCCGCCCGTCCCTGCTGCTGTTGGATGAGCCCACGAGCGCCCTGGACGCCACCAGCGAGGCGGCGGTGGGCGCGGGGCTCCAGGCGCTGATGAAGGACCGCACGGTGCTGGTCATCGCGCACCGGCTCAGCACCGTGCGCGACGCGGACCTCATCGCGGTGGTGGAGGGCGGACAGGTGGTGGAGGCCGGCACGCACGAACAGTTGCTCGCGCGGCGGGGCCGCTACGCGCGCCTGTTGGGCGAAGGCGCCGTCGCCGCCTGA
- the dnaJ gene encoding molecular chaperone DnaJ has product MAGAAGQKRDYYEVLGVQKNVTAQDLKSAFRKVALQYHPDRNPGNHEAEEKFKEASEAYEVLSDPDRRTKYDRFGHAGNPFGDAGGGFQGVNINDIFGEIFGDIFGGGGGRGRQRQSRGADLRYNLEISFEEAAFGCRPKVTIPRPKKCETCSGSGSKSGAAPRQCAACGGSGELRYSQGFFAVSRPCGDCGGSGATIPDPCAKCRGSGKTPSEEVIEVAIPGGVDNGTRVRLAGMGEPGDRGAPAGDLYVTVIVREHPLFQREEYEVFCEVPVSFTQAALGAKIDVPTLDGKVKMTIPAGTQSGKVFRLRGKGIPHLHSQQRGDQHVRVIIETPTELSSKQRELLERFAEVSGEETHPQSKSFFDKVKELFG; this is encoded by the coding sequence ATGGCAGGGGCCGCAGGGCAGAAGCGCGACTACTACGAGGTCCTCGGCGTCCAGAAGAACGTTACGGCGCAGGACCTGAAAAGCGCGTTCCGGAAGGTCGCGTTGCAGTACCACCCGGACCGCAACCCCGGGAACCACGAGGCCGAGGAGAAGTTCAAGGAAGCCTCGGAGGCCTACGAGGTCCTGAGCGATCCGGACCGGCGCACGAAGTACGACCGCTTCGGACACGCGGGCAACCCCTTCGGGGACGCGGGCGGCGGCTTCCAGGGCGTCAACATCAACGACATCTTCGGGGAGATCTTCGGCGACATCTTCGGGGGTGGCGGCGGGCGAGGCCGGCAGCGTCAGAGCCGGGGCGCGGACCTGCGCTACAACCTGGAGATCAGCTTCGAGGAGGCGGCGTTCGGCTGCCGTCCGAAGGTGACCATCCCCCGTCCGAAGAAGTGCGAGACCTGCTCCGGCTCCGGCAGCAAGAGCGGCGCGGCGCCCCGGCAGTGCGCGGCGTGCGGCGGCAGCGGGGAATTGCGCTACTCGCAGGGCTTCTTCGCGGTGTCGCGTCCGTGCGGTGACTGCGGCGGTTCGGGCGCGACCATCCCGGATCCGTGCGCGAAGTGCCGGGGCTCCGGGAAGACGCCGTCGGAAGAGGTCATCGAGGTCGCCATCCCGGGCGGCGTGGACAACGGCACGCGCGTGCGGCTGGCGGGCATGGGTGAGCCGGGAGACCGGGGCGCGCCCGCGGGCGACCTGTACGTGACGGTCATCGTGCGGGAGCACCCGCTCTTCCAGCGCGAGGAGTACGAGGTCTTCTGCGAAGTGCCGGTGTCCTTCACGCAGGCGGCGCTGGGCGCGAAGATCGACGTGCCCACGCTGGACGGCAAGGTGAAGATGACCATCCCGGCGGGCACGCAGTCCGGCAAGGTGTTCCGCCTGCGCGGCAAGGGCATCCCGCACCTGCACAGCCAGCAGCGGGGCGATCAGCACGTGCGCGTCATCATCGAAACGCCCACGGAGCTGTCCTCCAAGCAGCGCGAGCTGCTGGAGCGCTTCGCGGAGGTGTCCGGCGAGGAGACCCATCCCCAGTCGAAGTCCTTCTTCGACAAGGTGAAGGAACTCTTCGGCTGA
- a CDS encoding SMI1/KNR4 family protein, producing MANDPDPMRAMLLEISQRHFPNPPATAEQIEAFEQRVGWRLDPDLRAFYLHCDGADLFDRIDPPFRFHPLAQIVRARVAIRGKDTDDRGPSDWWSICAVKDGNCIILDVSAPRMGRYPLRDGYREMFPDPEYCPEIAPTFSAFLEGALRSNGDWFWLS from the coding sequence ATGGCGAATGACCCGGATCCGATGCGCGCGATGCTGCTGGAGATCTCCCAGCGGCATTTTCCGAATCCGCCCGCCACGGCCGAGCAGATCGAAGCCTTCGAGCAGCGGGTGGGCTGGAGGTTGGATCCGGACCTGCGTGCGTTCTACCTGCACTGCGACGGAGCGGATCTCTTCGACCGGATCGATCCCCCGTTCCGATTCCATCCGCTCGCGCAAATCGTCCGTGCGCGCGTCGCGATCCGCGGGAAGGACACCGACGACAGAGGACCCTCGGACTGGTGGTCCATCTGCGCGGTCAAGGACGGCAACTGCATCATCCTGGATGTCAGCGCGCCACGGATGGGGCGCTACCCACTTCGGGACGGGTACCGCGAGATGTTTCCCGATCCAGAGTACTGCCCGGAGATCGCCCCAACCTTCTCGGCTTTTCTGGAGGGAGCGCTCCGAAGCAACGGGGATTGGTTCTGGTTGAGCTGA